The Buchnera aphidicola (Rhopalosiphum padi) genome segment TTTTTTAAGATCTTTTTTAAATTTTTTATATTTTTTTCTTCTTCATAAGATTTATGTAAATAAGTGTCTTTATCCCATTGTAAATCTTCTTGAGGAAGCTCAAATAAAAATCTACTAGGAGCTGTATGTAATTTTTGTCCATATTGAATTCTAGTTTGACAATACGTAAAAAATAATTGTTTTTTTGCTCTTGTCATGCCTACATAAGTTAATCTTCTTTCTTCTTCTATATTATCATTATTAATACTTTTTATATTAGGTAGTATACCTTCATTCATACCAATTATAAATACTGAAGAAAATTCTAGTCCTTTAGATGAATGTAATGTCATCAATTGTACTTGATTTTTTTGAATTTGATTTATTTTTGTTTTTTTTTCTAAGACGTCTCGTAATGTCATTTTTTTAACAATTTGAAATAAGTTCATTGGTTTTTCAAATTCATTCCCTTGTAACATATCTTTTAACCAATTTGATAATGTATAAATGTTATTTATACTTTTTTTGATTTTCTTGGGTTCTTTTAAAATTTTAGTTAACCATAGTTCATATTTAATATCATTAATAATATTGTCTAATATGTTATGTGGTTTAAGATTTGATAATTCAATTGTTTTTTTTATCCAAGAAATAAAATTTTTTATTTTTTCTACAGTTTTTTGTTTTAAGATTTTTTTTATTTCTATATCATTACTTATTTGAAAAAGACTTTTATTTTTTTTAATAGCTAATTCTTCTAACTTATTTAGTGTAGTTAATCCTATTTTACGATGAGGAATGTTTAGAATTCTCATAAATGCATAATTGTCATCTGGATTAATAATTAAACGAAGATAGCTTAATAAATCTTTTATTTCAGGACGAGAAAAAAATGATGAACTAGTAGAAATATCATAGGGAATATTTTTTTTTAATAAGGTTTTTTCAAGAATTTGAGATTGATAATTACCACGATATAATATAGCGTAATCTTTATATTGTATTATATCTTCAGAACATTGATTAATTATTTTATCCACTATTTTTTCTGCTTCGTTTTCTTCATTTTTTCCAATTATAATTTTTATTTTATTACCGTATTTTAGAGTAGAAAATAAATTTTTTTTAAAATAATGCAAGTTATTCGAGATTAATTTATTTGCTGCTTTAAGTATTCTCCCATAAGAACGATAATTTTGTTCCATTTTTATGACTTTTAAATTAGGGAAGTCTTCTTTTAATAAAAAGATATTTTGAGGTTTTGCTCCTCTCCATGAATATATCGATTGATCATCATCTCCTACTAAAGTAAAATTTGAATTGATATTAGTAAGCATTTTTATTAGTTCATATTGACTGTTATTTGTATCTTGATATTCATCTACTAATAGATAAGAAATTTTTTTTTGCCAACGATTTTGTATAATTTGATTATCTTTTAATAAAACTGTTGGTATACAAATTAAATCATCAAAATCTAATATGTTAGATTCACGTAAATAAAGACTATATTGCTTGTAAAAAGATGCAAAATCTTTTTCTAAATTTGATTTTGCTGATAATTGAACTTGTAAAGGGGTAAGAAATTTATTTTTCCAAAAAGAAATCATGAAAACTAATTTTTTTAACAATTTTGCATCATTTTTTATATTTTTGTTGCATATTTTTTTTAATAAAATCATTTGATCTTTTTCATCAAATAGCGAAAAATTAGAATTAAATTCTAATGTATTAATTTCTTTTTTAATAATTTCCAATCCAAGTGAATGAAAAGTTGAAATAATCATTTTTCTTATCTGCAAAAGACTCAAATGTTTTGAAAGACGAACTTTTATTTCATGAGCAGCTTTATTAGTAAAGGTAACAGCAATAATATTTCCCGGTTTATATTGACAATAATTTATTAAATAAATAATTTTATTGATAATAACTTTTGTTTTCCCTGAACCAGCCCCTGCTAATATCAAGCAGGGACCATGAATAAGTTCTATGGCATTTTTTTGATTAAAATTAAGAGGCATAAAATAATAATTTCAGATTGATTAAATAATTAATTTTTAAAATTCTTAATAAAGGTAATATTTAGCAAGTTTTTTTTATTTTGCAACACAAATTGATTTCATGTCTTTCATATATTTTCTTAATTTTTTTCCAATAATTTCAATTGGATGATTGCGAATTTCTTCATTAATTTTATATAGTTCAATATTATCTATTTTTATATTAGGTAATGAACATCCTAAATTATTTTCTTTAAAATTCATAATAAAATCTTTTAAAATAGGATATGCTGATTCTGAAAAAAGGTAGCTTCCATATTCTGCTGTATCTGAAATTACTACATTCATTTCATACAATTTTTTTCTTGCAATTGTGTTCGCAATTAATGGTAATTCATGTAAAGATTCATAATAAGCTGATTCACTTATGATACCTGTATTGATCATTGTTTCAAAAGCTAATTCAATACCTGATTTCAATATAGCAACCATTAATATTCCATGATCATAATAATCTTGTTCTGATATTTTTTTTGAACAAGGAATAGTATTTTTTTCAAAAGATGTATTTTTTGTATTTTCGCGCCAATTTAACAGTTTTTTGTCATTATTGTTCCAATCTATCATCATTTCTTTAGAAAAATAACCTGAAATAATATCGTCCATATGTTTTTTAAATAAAGGTGATAATATTTTTTTTATTTTATTAGATAATTGAAATGCTTTTATTTTTGATGGATTAGAAAGTCTATCCATCATTAGTGTAATACCACCATGTTTCAGAGATTCTGTAATCGTTTCCCAACCATATTGTATTAATTTTACTGCGTAAGAAGGATCATTTTTATCTTTAATTAACTTTTCATAACATATTAATGAAGCTGTTTGTAACATGCCACATAAAATTGTTTGTTCTCCCATTAAATCTGATTTTACTTCGGCTATAAATGAAGATTCTAATACTCCAGCACGGTGTCCACCTGTTGAAAAAGCCCATGCTTTTGCAATTTCTAATCCTATTTTTTTAGGATCATTTTCATTGTGGACAGCAATTAATGTAGGTACTCCAAATCCTCTTTTATATTCTTCTCTTACTTCTGTTCCAGGACATTTTGGTGCCACCATAACTACTGTTATATCTTTTCTTATAACTTCACCAGATTCTACAATATTAAATCCATGTGAATAACCTAAACATGAATCTTTTTTCATTAGTTTTTGTAATTCTTTTACAACGTTTCCATGTTGTTTATCGGGTGTTAAATTGATAACTAAATCAGCATTTGGTATTAATGATTCATAGTCATTAACTTCAAAATTGTTTTTAGTAGCATTTAACCAAGAAGTATTTTTTCTTAAAATACTGCTTTTTTTAAGTGCGAAGGCAATATTTAATCCAGAATCTCTCATATTTAAACCCTGGTTTAAACCTTGTGATCCACAACCTACAATGACTATTTTTTTATTTTTTAAAATTGTATTTTCATTTTTAAATTCACTTCTTTTCATAAAACGACATTTCTTAAGTTCATTGATTCTTTTACGAAAACATAATTTATTAAAATAATTCATTTAAGTAATTCCTACGTCTTTAAAATTTATACAATATTTATTGTTATTAATAATAAATTTTTATTTTTAAAAATTGAATAGTTTCTTTTTATTTCTTATTGCACCTTTATCTGCACTAGAAGCAAAATGTGCATAGGCATGAAGTGCAAGAGAAATATTTCTTTTTCGATTTAGAGGTTTGTATGCTTTAGAACCCTTTGAATTTTCTTTAACAATACGAAGATTTAGTTCTTTTTCTGTAATATTTAAATGAATTGTCTTTTTTTCAATATTAATTTGAATATTATCACCATTTTCTACTAAAGCTATAGTACCTTTATTTGCTGCTTCAGGTGAAATATGGCCTATAGATAAACCAGATGTTCCACCAGAAAAACGCCCATCAGTGATTAATGCACATTCTTTATCTAAATTCATGGATTTTAAATATGTTGTTGGATATAGCATTTCTTGCATTCCTGGTCCACCTTTAGGACCTTCATAACGAATAACTACAACATCACCGGCAACAATTTCACCTGATAAAATAGCAGTAACAGCTTCTTCTTGACTTTCATATACTTTAGCAAATCCAGAAAAAATATAATTTTCTTTACTTATACTAGCTGTTTTTATTATACATCCATTTTTTGCGAGATTTCCATATAAAACAGATAATCCACCATTTTTGCTGTAAGCATTTTCATATGAACGAATACATCCATTAACACGATTATTGTCTAATGTTTTCCATCTGTAATTTTGAGAAAATGGTTTAACTGTACGAATGCCACCTGGACCTGCATGAAACATTTTGATTACGTTTTTGTTTTTCGTAGATAAAATATCATATTTTTTTAATGTTTTTTCTAAATTTAATCCTAATATATTTTTTGTTTTTTTATTTAGTAAATTAGAACGATTTAGCTCTCCTAAAATCCTCATCACACCACCTGCTCGATGTACATCTTCTACATGATATAATGTAGTACTCGGAGCAACTTTACAAATATGAGGAATCTTTTTTGAAAGATTATTAATATCTGACATTTTAAAATCAATATTTCCTTCATATGCTGCAGCTAACAAGTGTAAAATAGTATTAGTAGATCCCCCCATTGCAATATCTACAGCCATAGCGTTTTCAAAAGATTCTTTGTTTGCTATATTTCGTGGTAAAACATTTTTATTATTATTAAGGTAATAATCTTGCGTAATTTTAACAATATTTTGTGCTGATTTTTTAAATAACTTTTTACGATCAACATGAGTTGCCAATAGCGTTCCGTTTCCAGGTAAAGCTAAACCTATAGCTTCTATTAAACAATTCATTGAGTTTGCTGTAAACATACCTGAACAAGAACCACAAGTAGGACAAGCTGAAAGTTCAATTTTTCTTACAAAATCATCGGATTCTTTGGGATTTCCCCCGTGTACTATAGCATCAACTAAATCAATTTTTTTTATCTTATTTTCTGTTTTTATTTTACCTGCTTCCATCGGTCCTCCTGAAACAAAAACTGATGGTATATTTAAACGTAACGAGGCCATAAACATAGCTGGAGTTATTTTATCGCAATTTGAAACGCATATCATTGCGTCAACACAGTGAGCGTTAATTACGTATTCTATAGAATCTGCAATTAATTCACGAGACGGTAAAGAATATAACATTCCTGAATGTCCCATTGCTATTCCATCATCTATTGCAATCGTATTAAATTCTTTTGGAACTCCACCACATTTTTTAATTTCTTTCGAAATTATTTTTCCGACTTCTTGTAAATGGATATGTCCTGGTACAAATTGAGAAAATGAATTGACTATTGCAATAATAGGTTTTTTGAAGTCTTCATCTTTCATTCCTGTAGCACGCCATAAAGATCTTGCTCCAGACATATTTCTGCCATGTGTAGTTGTAAATGAACGATATTTAGGCATTTTAGAAATTACTCCAAGAAATATTTTTTATAATTTTTAAAATTTTTTTAAAAATAAAGTATATGTTTTTTAATTTTAAAGACTTTTTGTTTTATTTGTTAATAGCAGGAATTATATATTATAAAATATAATAATCGATTGATATTGTTTTTTGGATTTAATCTATAGAGTAGATTTAAAAAAAACAATAAGTGAAATTTGGCAGGGGTGGAAGGACTTGAACCTACAACTTTCGGTTTTGGAGACCGATGCTCTACCAAATTGAACTACACCCCTAGTGCAATTTAAATTTTAAAAATAATTATATTCCTAATTAGGATAAAAGTCTAGTTTGTATATTATATATTTTTGGTTTTAATTTGTATTTATTTTTAGATCTAAATATTTGTTAAAATGATAGAATGTTACTTTTATTTTAGTTTTTATATTCATTATATAAGGTAAATAACCTAGTGAAAACTCCAATTTATTTAGATTATGCAGCTACTACACCAGTAGAATTTAAAGTTGCAAAAAAAATGATGAATTATTTGACAATAGATGGAATATTTGGCAATCCTGCTTCTCGTTCTCATAAATTTGGTTGGAAAGCTGAAGAAGTAATTGATATCGCTCGTAATGAAATAGCAGAGTTAATTGGTGCAGATTCTCGAGAAATCGTATTTACTTCTGGTGCTACTGAAGCAAATAATTTAGCTATAAAGGGTATTGCTTTTTTTCATAGAAAAAAAGGTAATCATATTATTACAAGCAAAACAGAGCATAAATCTGTATTAGATGCATGTAGATATCTAGAAAGTGTAGGTTTTTCTGTAACTTATCTTACACCTAAAAATAATGGTATCATTGATTTAAATGATTTAAAAAAAAGTATAAATAAGAATACTATACTAGTTTCAATAATGCATGTAAATAATGAGACTGGAATTATACAAGACATTAGCAATATATCTAAAATGTGTAGATCTCATGATGTTTTTTTTCATGTTGATGCTACTCAAAGTGTAGGTAAAATAGATGTTAATTTAAAAAATTTATTTGTAGATTTGATGTCTTTTTCAGCTCATAAGATATATGGACCTAAGGGGATTGGAGGGTTATATGTACGTCGAAAACCGCGTGTGCGTTTATTAGCATTATCACATGGAGGAGGACATGAAAGAGGTATGCGTGCAGGAACTTTACCTGTTCATCAAATTGTTGGAATGGGTGAATCTTTTAAGTTGGCTAAGAAAAAAATAAATGATGATTTTGTTCATTTGACTAATTTGAGAAATGATCTTTGGAATGGTATCAAAAATATTGAAGAAGTTTATTTAAATAGTGATTTAAAACAAGGTGCACCTCATATTTTAAATGTTAGTTTTAACTATATTGAAGGTGAATCACTTATTATGGCACTTAAAGATTTAGCGATTTCTTCTGGTTCTGCATGTACTTCTTCAAGTTTAGAGCCTTCTTATGTTTTAAGAGCTTTAGGAATTAAAGATGAATTAGCTCATAGTTCTATTCGTTTTTCAATTGGTAGATTTACAACAAAAGAGGAAATTCAATATACAATAAAATCAGTACATAAATCAATTCAAAGATTGAGAGCTTTGTCACCTTTATGGGAAATGTTTAAATCAGGAGTTGATTTAAATAGTATAGAATGGGATCATAGTTAAAGTAATAGAATTAAATATATAAGAAGGTAGTAAAAAATGGCTTATAGTAAAAAAGTTATGGATCATTATGAAAATCCACGTAATGTTGGATCATTCTCTACTTCTGATTCTAGTGTAGGAAGTGGATTAGTAGGTGCTCCTGCTTGTGGTGATGTAATGAAATTACAAATTAAAGTTAACAAAAGAGGTATTATTGAAGATGCTTGTT includes the following:
- the rep gene encoding DNA helicase Rep translates to MPLNFNQKNAIELIHGPCLILAGAGSGKTKVIINKIIYLINYCQYKPGNIIAVTFTNKAAHEIKVRLSKHLSLLQIRKMIISTFHSLGLEIIKKEINTLEFNSNFSLFDEKDQMILLKKICNKNIKNDAKLLKKLVFMISFWKNKFLTPLQVQLSAKSNLEKDFASFYKQYSLYLRESNILDFDDLICIPTVLLKDNQIIQNRWQKKISYLLVDEYQDTNNSQYELIKMLTNINSNFTLVGDDDQSIYSWRGAKPQNIFLLKEDFPNLKVIKMEQNYRSYGRILKAANKLISNNLHYFKKNLFSTLKYGNKIKIIIGKNEENEAEKIVDKIINQCSEDIIQYKDYAILYRGNYQSQILEKTLLKKNIPYDISTSSSFFSRPEIKDLLSYLRLIINPDDNYAFMRILNIPHRKIGLTTLNKLEELAIKKNKSLFQISNDIEIKKILKQKTVEKIKNFISWIKKTIELSNLKPHNILDNIINDIKYELWLTKILKEPKKIKKSINNIYTLSNWLKDMLQGNEFEKPMNLFQIVKKMTLRDVLEKKTKINQIQKNQVQLMTLHSSKGLEFSSVFIIGMNEGILPNIKSINNDNIEEERRLTYVGMTRAKKQLFFTYCQTRIQYGQKLHTAPSRFLFELPQEDLQWDKDTYLHKSYEEEKNIKNLKKILKNKKNI
- the ilvC gene encoding ketol-acid reductoisomerase — encoded protein: MNYFNKLCFRKRINELKKCRFMKRSEFKNENTILKNKKIVIVGCGSQGLNQGLNMRDSGLNIAFALKKSSILRKNTSWLNATKNNFEVNDYESLIPNADLVINLTPDKQHGNVVKELQKLMKKDSCLGYSHGFNIVESGEVIRKDITVVMVAPKCPGTEVREEYKRGFGVPTLIAVHNENDPKKIGLEIAKAWAFSTGGHRAGVLESSFIAEVKSDLMGEQTILCGMLQTASLICYEKLIKDKNDPSYAVKLIQYGWETITESLKHGGITLMMDRLSNPSKIKAFQLSNKIKKILSPLFKKHMDDIISGYFSKEMMIDWNNNDKKLLNWRENTKNTSFEKNTIPCSKKISEQDYYDHGILMVAILKSGIELAFETMINTGIISESAYYESLHELPLIANTIARKKLYEMNVVISDTAEYGSYLFSESAYPILKDFIMNFKENNLGCSLPNIKIDNIELYKINEEIRNHPIEIIGKKLRKYMKDMKSICVAK
- the ilvD gene encoding dihydroxy-acid dehydratase, which codes for MPKYRSFTTTHGRNMSGARSLWRATGMKDEDFKKPIIAIVNSFSQFVPGHIHLQEVGKIISKEIKKCGGVPKEFNTIAIDDGIAMGHSGMLYSLPSRELIADSIEYVINAHCVDAMICVSNCDKITPAMFMASLRLNIPSVFVSGGPMEAGKIKTENKIKKIDLVDAIVHGGNPKESDDFVRKIELSACPTCGSCSGMFTANSMNCLIEAIGLALPGNGTLLATHVDRKKLFKKSAQNIVKITQDYYLNNNKNVLPRNIANKESFENAMAVDIAMGGSTNTILHLLAAAYEGNIDFKMSDINNLSKKIPHICKVAPSTTLYHVEDVHRAGGVMRILGELNRSNLLNKKTKNILGLNLEKTLKKYDILSTKNKNVIKMFHAGPGGIRTVKPFSQNYRWKTLDNNRVNGCIRSYENAYSKNGGLSVLYGNLAKNGCIIKTASISKENYIFSGFAKVYESQEEAVTAILSGEIVAGDVVVIRYEGPKGGPGMQEMLYPTTYLKSMNLDKECALITDGRFSGGTSGLSIGHISPEAANKGTIALVENGDNIQINIEKKTIHLNITEKELNLRIVKENSKGSKAYKPLNRKRNISLALHAYAHFASSADKGAIRNKKKLFNF
- a CDS encoding IscS subfamily cysteine desulfurase produces the protein MKTPIYLDYAATTPVEFKVAKKMMNYLTIDGIFGNPASRSHKFGWKAEEVIDIARNEIAELIGADSREIVFTSGATEANNLAIKGIAFFHRKKGNHIITSKTEHKSVLDACRYLESVGFSVTYLTPKNNGIIDLNDLKKSINKNTILVSIMHVNNETGIIQDISNISKMCRSHDVFFHVDATQSVGKIDVNLKNLFVDLMSFSAHKIYGPKGIGGLYVRRKPRVRLLALSHGGGHERGMRAGTLPVHQIVGMGESFKLAKKKINDDFVHLTNLRNDLWNGIKNIEEVYLNSDLKQGAPHILNVSFNYIEGESLIMALKDLAISSGSACTSSSLEPSYVLRALGIKDELAHSSIRFSIGRFTTKEEIQYTIKSVHKSIQRLRALSPLWEMFKSGVDLNSIEWDHS